In Bacteroidia bacterium, a genomic segment contains:
- a CDS encoding TolC family protein produces the protein MKKLFLLIPMSLAFVFSYSQTLSLEECHREAMEQSPLQQQKNLIASVISLQNQNLAAAFLPKLSLTGQATWQSDVITFPELGPGAAFPEIPHFQFNTALNVSQIVFDGGAVKMGKELNAVSQQVQTQETEVEINKMKEVVNELYFSILLLDKNESILTQTLEQLATRRVSLESGVRNGVVLKSNLDAFDKQILLLQQKVDQLQADRRALLHVMEDWTGRNDLSGASLIVPEYSQPVPEQLSGRPEYQLFDLQQQQLSQGSELLKARTLPIVSAFVMGGIGQPNPFNFLETTPSPFMQAGVKFAWTPWDWNQTQREKEIASVRKEMVSTRKQQFDLGIRASIRRDEEMIQSLEDQIEKDKKIIALQQSIVSQFNAQFENGVITSAEYLAEVTSLTEAQLNLEAHTIQAARSRVSILTKTGVL, from the coding sequence ATGAAAAAACTCTTTCTGTTAATCCCGATGAGTCTGGCTTTTGTTTTTTCTTATAGTCAAACTCTCTCTCTTGAAGAATGCCACAGGGAGGCCATGGAGCAAAGCCCGCTTCAGCAGCAGAAAAATCTGATCGCGTCTGTCATCAGTCTGCAAAATCAAAATCTGGCTGCGGCCTTTCTTCCCAAACTTTCGCTTACTGGTCAGGCTACCTGGCAGTCGGATGTGATTACTTTTCCCGAACTCGGCCCTGGGGCTGCATTTCCCGAAATCCCGCATTTCCAATTTAATACGGCACTCAATGTCAGTCAGATTGTATTTGATGGCGGGGCAGTGAAAATGGGCAAAGAACTCAATGCCGTCTCACAACAGGTACAGACTCAGGAAACGGAAGTGGAAATAAACAAAATGAAAGAAGTGGTCAATGAGCTGTACTTTTCTATTCTCCTGTTGGATAAAAATGAATCCATTCTGACCCAAACGCTGGAGCAACTGGCTACGCGGCGCGTATCGCTGGAGTCTGGGGTGCGCAATGGGGTAGTTTTAAAAAGCAACCTCGATGCTTTCGACAAACAGATCCTGCTACTCCAACAGAAAGTGGACCAGCTACAAGCCGACCGGCGTGCGCTGTTGCACGTGATGGAAGACTGGACCGGGCGTAATGATCTGTCCGGAGCCTCACTGATTGTTCCTGAATATAGCCAACCTGTACCTGAGCAACTCAGCGGGCGGCCTGAATATCAATTGTTTGACCTTCAACAACAGCAGCTGTCACAAGGAAGCGAACTGCTCAAAGCCCGCACCCTTCCGATTGTATCTGCTTTTGTTATGGGGGGGATCGGACAACCCAACCCCTTCAATTTTCTCGAAACCACGCCTTCGCCTTTTATGCAAGCCGGGGTAAAATTTGCCTGGACCCCCTGGGACTGGAATCAAACCCAAAGGGAAAAGGAAATAGCCTCAGTCAGAAAGGAAATGGTATCGACCCGTAAGCAGCAGTTTGATCTCGGTATCCGCGCTAGTATCCGAAGAGATGAGGAAATGATACAAAGCCTTGAGGATCAGATTGAAAAAGATAAAAAAATCATAGCACTGCAACAATCTATCGTCTCCCAATTTAACGCGCAGTTTGAAAATGGGGTCATAACTTCCGCGGAGTATCTGGCAGAAGTTACGTCCCTGACAGAAGCACAACTTAACCTGGAAGCGCATACCATTCAGGCCGCCCGTTCCCGGGTAAGTATCCTGACAAAAACCGGTGTATTGTAA
- a CDS encoding PmoA family protein — MKPAIFPFLILHFLMYLPLSAQTPVHLHHTGKEVEIRVGEQMVTRLIFPDSLKKPVLYPVKTTSGIELTRGFPMEPRTGDRVDHPHHVGIWFNHGDVNGLDFWNNSDAIPEDKRNQYGTIVLRDIISMKEKKGQAVIRTRSEWLAPDDKVLLEENTTYTFSAGKDFWIVDRKTRLTAKADSVTFTDSKEGMYGIRLRQEMELSNTKPARRIGSNGRVTDQPVTQNLTTSGSYLTSENLTDQDAWGKTARWIRLSGNVEGKTTSVIIMDHPSNLHFPAYWHARDYGLFAVNNMGSHSYDKKAARIEYQLIKKQSLTFNHRLIVQEGFPPRPAEIEDWYKLFIQP, encoded by the coding sequence ATGAAACCGGCCATTTTCCCTTTCCTGATTTTACACTTTCTTATGTATCTGCCTTTATCTGCCCAAACGCCTGTACACCTGCACCACACGGGCAAGGAAGTGGAAATTCGGGTAGGGGAACAAATGGTAACCCGGCTGATTTTTCCTGATAGTCTGAAAAAACCAGTTCTCTATCCGGTAAAAACAACTTCAGGTATAGAGTTAACGCGTGGTTTTCCGATGGAACCCCGAACTGGCGACCGGGTGGATCACCCCCACCATGTAGGGATTTGGTTTAATCACGGAGATGTGAACGGCCTGGATTTCTGGAATAATTCTGATGCTATCCCAGAGGATAAGCGGAACCAATATGGAACAATTGTGCTTCGGGATATCATCAGTATGAAAGAAAAAAAGGGACAAGCCGTGATCCGTACGCGATCGGAATGGCTGGCTCCTGATGATAAGGTATTGTTGGAAGAAAATACCACTTACACGTTCTCTGCTGGCAAAGATTTTTGGATAGTGGACAGAAAAACCAGGCTTACAGCAAAAGCTGATTCTGTAACATTTACAGATTCCAAAGAAGGAATGTACGGCATCCGGCTACGGCAGGAAATGGAACTCTCCAATACCAAACCAGCACGCCGTATCGGTTCAAACGGACGTGTCACAGACCAGCCCGTAACACAAAACCTGACTACTTCAGGCAGTTATCTCACCAGTGAAAATCTAACGGATCAAGATGCCTGGGGTAAAACGGCCCGTTGGATAAGACTTTCAGGAAACGTAGAAGGAAAAACTACTTCCGTCATTATCATGGACCACCCGTCCAATCTTCATTTTCCCGCTTACTGGCACGCCAGAGACTACGGTCTTTTTGCGGTGAATAATATGGGGAGCCATTCGTACGACAAGAAGGCAGCGCGAATTGAATACCAACTCATCAAAAAGCAATCGCTCACATTCAACCACCGTCTGATCGTGCAGGAAGGCTTCCCTCCCAGGCCAGCGGAAATAGAAGATTGGTACAAATTGTTTATTCAGCCCTAG
- a CDS encoding HlyD family efflux transporter periplasmic adaptor subunit, whose protein sequence is MKIKYFTYLLAVSALGLMACNREVNTSDAHGSFEAREVLVSAEANGKLLRFSVEEGQNLKAGEVVGYVDTTQLYLRKQQLRAAIRAVLGKKQLIQPQTNVYEEQKANLRREISRVEKLLADGAATQKQLDDLTGQLELVEKQMIAHITTLNTANKGISGEVDPLLAQITQIDDQIAKSILRNPIDGQVLTQYAEEGEVTNFGRPLYKIADVSELLLRIYIQGDQLDDLKVGQTVEVLADADAQSYHQMQGTVTWISPQAEFTPRSIQTKTERTTLVYAAKVKVVNDGTLKIGMPGEVNFISGVASN, encoded by the coding sequence ATGAAGATAAAATATTTCACCTACCTGCTGGCAGTTTCTGCTTTGGGCCTGATGGCCTGTAACCGCGAGGTCAATACCTCTGATGCGCATGGAAGTTTTGAAGCACGGGAAGTGCTGGTTTCGGCGGAAGCCAATGGCAAACTTCTTCGTTTTTCTGTGGAAGAGGGGCAAAATCTTAAAGCCGGCGAAGTTGTCGGGTATGTCGATACAACACAACTCTACCTTCGCAAACAACAACTGCGGGCTGCCATCCGTGCGGTATTGGGCAAAAAACAGTTGATACAACCTCAGACCAATGTGTACGAAGAGCAAAAGGCAAACCTCAGGCGGGAAATCAGCCGGGTAGAAAAATTGCTGGCAGATGGCGCCGCAACCCAAAAACAACTCGACGATCTTACGGGGCAGCTCGAATTAGTCGAAAAGCAGATGATTGCCCATATCACCACGCTCAATACAGCGAATAAGGGGATTTCGGGTGAAGTAGATCCCTTATTGGCCCAAATCACCCAGATCGATGACCAGATTGCTAAAAGCATTCTCCGAAACCCTATCGACGGGCAGGTTCTCACCCAGTATGCGGAAGAAGGGGAAGTAACCAACTTTGGCCGTCCACTATATAAAATTGCGGATGTGAGCGAACTCCTCCTGCGAATCTATATCCAGGGCGATCAACTGGATGATCTCAAGGTCGGACAGACCGTAGAAGTACTCGCAGATGCCGATGCCCAATCCTATCACCAGATGCAGGGCACGGTAACATGGATCTCGCCGCAGGCAGAATTTACCCCCAGATCCATACAGACAAAAACGGAGCGAACGACGCTCGTTTATGCAGCCAAAGTCAAAGTAGTGAATGATGGTACGCTGAAAATCGGTATGCCCGGAGAAGTGAATTTTATCTCAGGTGTCGCCAGCAACTAA
- a CDS encoding ABC transporter ATP-binding protein, producing MASIVAKELTRTFGSFTAVDHISFSVDEGEIFGFLGANGAGKTTAMRMLCGLLSPSGGEATVAGYDIFRQTEKVKRSIGYMSQKFSLYEDLTVAENIFFYGGIYGLSRKNIRTKTGEMLEKLGLTGVRNTLIRDLPLGWKQKLAFSTAILHDPGIVFLDEPTGGVDPITRRQFWDLIYEAAHSGVTIFVTTHYMDEAEYCNRISIMVDGRIDAMGTPEELKRQFSADSMDEVFVSLARPANSH from the coding sequence ATGGCATCAATTGTAGCAAAAGAACTGACCCGTACCTTCGGTAGTTTTACCGCAGTCGATCATATCTCCTTTTCGGTGGACGAAGGGGAAATTTTTGGTTTCCTCGGCGCAAATGGTGCGGGAAAAACCACGGCCATGCGGATGCTTTGCGGCCTGCTTTCTCCTTCCGGCGGCGAAGCCACGGTTGCGGGTTACGATATTTTCCGGCAGACTGAAAAGGTCAAACGAAGTATCGGCTATATGAGCCAGAAGTTTTCACTCTATGAGGACCTGACAGTCGCGGAAAATATATTTTTCTATGGGGGTATTTATGGCCTTAGCCGGAAAAATATCCGCACCAAAACTGGCGAAATGTTGGAAAAACTTGGCCTTACCGGGGTTCGCAACACCCTTATCCGCGATCTTCCTCTGGGCTGGAAACAGAAACTGGCGTTTTCCACTGCCATTCTTCATGATCCCGGAATCGTATTTCTTGACGAACCCACCGGAGGCGTGGACCCGATAACGCGCCGCCAGTTTTGGGATCTGATCTATGAAGCTGCCCACAGTGGGGTAACTATTTTTGTGACCACCCACTATATGGATGAGGCAGAATATTGCAACCGGATTTCCATTATGGTGGATGGGCGAATTGACGCGATGGGTACCCCCGAAGAACTGAAGCGTCAGTTTTCGGCAGACAGCATGGACGAAGTGTTTGTCAGCCTGGCACGCCCTGCCAACTCTCATTGA
- a CDS encoding MarR family transcriptional regulator produces MKLEDAIKQKTPFKSVRQKLAVNIIYTHNWLTDLHKDVFKPYGITPQQYNVLRILRGQHPNPVSTCVIRERMLDRMSDVSRIVDRLVKKDLVIRRTCMEDKRLVDVFISESGMNLLSAVDDLNYQMDQVFSSLTNEEAEQLNDLLDKLRGD; encoded by the coding sequence ATGAAATTAGAAGATGCAATAAAGCAAAAGACACCTTTTAAAAGTGTCAGGCAAAAACTGGCTGTGAACATCATCTATACACACAACTGGCTTACTGACCTTCATAAAGATGTCTTTAAACCTTATGGCATTACACCCCAGCAGTACAATGTGCTGCGGATATTGAGGGGGCAGCATCCAAATCCGGTTTCGACTTGCGTCATTCGTGAGAGAATGCTAGACAGGATGTCCGACGTTTCAAGAATCGTAGACCGGCTTGTAAAAAAGGATCTGGTGATTCGTCGTACTTGTATGGAAGACAAACGCCTGGTTGATGTATTTATCAGTGAAAGTGGCATGAATCTTCTTTCCGCTGTAGACGATCTGAATTACCAGATGGATCAGGTATTTTCAAGCCTTACCAATGAGGAGGCTGAGCAACTCAACGACCTGCTGGATAAACTTCGGGGAGATTAA
- a CDS encoding ABC transporter permease produces MKRFLGFVRKEFFHIFRDRRTLLILFGMPLVQILLFGYAVTNEIREAHIAVLDQSKDEVTHEIVEKILASGYFILESNLDAEKDIEPAFQSGRIKLAIVFEEGFAQKLQHNGTAAIQILADATDPNTANTLVSYTSAILQDYQRKLNETASIPIVILPEARMRYNPQQKGVFLFVPGLISIILMLVSAMMTSISITREKEMGTMEVLLASPMRPFQIILGKVTPYVMLSLINAIVILLLGNFVFGVPVQGSVVLLLSESMLFILSALALGILISTIAKSQQVALMISLMGLMLPTILLSGFMFPIENMPQILQVISNVIPAKWFVIIVKGIMLKGAGMDLLWQETLILIGFTMFFMMVSVRKFKIRLE; encoded by the coding sequence ATGAAAAGATTTCTCGGATTTGTCAGAAAAGAATTCTTCCACATTTTTCGGGACCGGCGCACCCTGCTGATCTTGTTTGGAATGCCTCTCGTGCAGATTTTGTTGTTTGGCTACGCGGTCACCAATGAAATCCGGGAGGCACATATTGCCGTCCTTGATCAGTCAAAAGATGAAGTGACGCATGAGATTGTCGAAAAAATATTGGCTTCCGGGTATTTTATTCTGGAGTCCAATCTGGATGCTGAAAAAGATATTGAACCGGCCTTTCAGTCGGGGCGGATTAAACTGGCGATCGTATTTGAGGAGGGATTTGCACAAAAACTTCAGCATAATGGCACGGCTGCTATTCAGATCCTGGCAGATGCTACGGATCCCAATACTGCAAACACGCTGGTAAGTTATACTTCTGCCATTTTGCAGGACTACCAGCGAAAGTTAAATGAAACGGCTTCCATACCGATTGTGATTTTACCGGAGGCCAGGATGCGATATAATCCGCAACAGAAGGGCGTATTTCTGTTCGTTCCCGGGTTGATTTCTATTATCCTGATGCTGGTATCTGCGATGATGACTTCTATTTCCATTACCCGGGAAAAAGAAATGGGCACGATGGAGGTTTTGCTGGCTTCGCCTATGCGTCCTTTTCAAATTATTTTGGGGAAAGTCACGCCCTATGTTATGCTTTCTTTGATCAATGCCATTGTGATTTTGCTGCTGGGCAATTTCGTATTTGGTGTGCCGGTACAGGGAAGTGTTGTTTTACTTTTGAGTGAGAGCATGTTGTTTATTTTATCCGCTCTGGCATTAGGAATCCTGATCTCCACGATTGCAAAATCGCAGCAGGTAGCGTTGATGATTTCGCTCATGGGTCTGATGCTTCCGACTATTCTGCTTTCAGGATTTATGTTTCCGATCGAAAATATGCCCCAGATCCTTCAGGTAATCTCCAATGTTATCCCGGCCAAATGGTTTGTTATTATCGTGAAAGGCATCATGCTCAAAGGTGCTGGAATGGATCTCTTATGGCAGGAAACGTTGATCCTCATAGGATTTACAATGTTTTTTATGATGGTCAGCGTCCGGAAATTTAAAATCAGACTGGAGTAG
- a CDS encoding TetR/AcrR family transcriptional regulator, whose product MSKDDNTEKRILTAARKIFYEKGLAGARMEEIAQEAGINKAMLHYYFRSKQKLFEKIFQEAFAQIFPRLLAIIMSDESLEEKIKQISYMYNDMLSENPLLPLFVLSSIQRDADSFIQSVFLDAPIQPAEVMAKLMAQIQAEVAAGKIKPVDPRDLIINLIAMSVFPFMMKPVLTRLFGLSEQSFLSFIQKRKDTVSEFAYRAISSSESLPGQ is encoded by the coding sequence ATGAGTAAAGACGACAATACCGAAAAGAGAATTCTGACTGCCGCCCGGAAGATTTTTTATGAGAAAGGCCTGGCTGGTGCAAGAATGGAGGAAATCGCGCAGGAAGCGGGAATCAATAAAGCCATGTTGCATTATTATTTTCGCTCTAAGCAGAAATTATTTGAGAAAATATTTCAGGAAGCCTTTGCGCAGATCTTTCCCCGATTGCTGGCAATTATTATGAGCGATGAGTCTCTGGAAGAAAAAATAAAACAAATCAGCTACATGTATAATGACATGTTATCTGAAAATCCGCTGTTACCCTTGTTTGTGCTGAGTTCAATCCAGCGAGATGCGGATTCCTTCATACAGTCGGTGTTTCTCGATGCGCCCATTCAGCCCGCTGAAGTGATGGCAAAACTTATGGCCCAGATTCAGGCTGAAGTGGCTGCCGGTAAAATTAAGCCTGTAGATCCCCGCGACCTGATTATTAATCTGATTGCCATGTCTGTTTTTCCATTCATGATGAAGCCCGTCCTCACCCGACTCTTTGGTTTGTCTGAGCAAAGTTTTTTGTCATTTATACAGAAAAGGAAAGACACTGTGTCTGAATTCGCTTATCGTGCTATTTCGTCATCTGAATCTTTACCTGGTCAATAA
- a CDS encoding PBP1A family penicillin-binding protein, whose amino-acid sequence MDGAPKKHTIDIEKIAEKEISATLKRPKLGFSFNPSFKVPRMIFLSLVGLGILAGLAFLIFVSTDLPPMDLVENPESDLSTQLISSDNVVLQKYYTRENRVNVKLNQVSEHVVNALIATEDVRFYGHSGIDPKSFFTIIAEYIRSRDFRGGSTITMQLSRNLYDEVGQQSTLIRKAKEYLVSGYIERRFTKQEIMEAYLNTVNIFGNSYGIETTANRLFDKSAKDLTIEESAMIVGMLKGQGVYNPFRYPEKTQNRRNTIIDQMVKYEFIDPKAVNVDSIKNIPIQAALTDQEQTHIKGLAPYFREYVREELTKWCEKNKKADGSKYNLYTDGLRVYTTIDSRMQAHAENAVREHMTTLQTDFDKVENRGLKQLDKDPSILIDLKRKSQRYINAKKAGKSDTEIEKEFRQKVPMTVFSWQGQLDTTMTPLDSLKYYARILETGMISIDPTNGHVKAWVGGIDFKYFKYDHVAKGKRQVGSTFKPFVYGAAVRSGFKPCDIELNQPVVFDNPGGNRWIPKNSDGSIGGKMTLKYALANSVNLVTARLMKKLGPHEVASFAHSMGISTELDEVPALCLGTTDLSVMELTHAYSTFANNGNRIEPIFITRIEDRSGNILASFEPEPKNVLSEEHAYLIIELLKGVVDQGTAQRLRFRYDFKNEIGGKTGTTQNQSDGWFMGVTPNLVTGVWVGAADRRMRFRSIKYGQGANMALPIWALYMKSVYADSRIQLPMERFKKPAGVDVSLNCKPVTDDDTDKPGTPTTPGTDDFGDFD is encoded by the coding sequence ATGGACGGAGCGCCCAAAAAACATACTATAGACATCGAAAAAATTGCAGAAAAAGAAATCTCTGCGACCCTGAAGCGGCCAAAATTGGGGTTCAGTTTCAATCCTTCTTTTAAGGTACCGCGAATGATATTTTTGAGTCTTGTGGGACTAGGCATACTCGCGGGGCTGGCTTTTTTGATTTTTGTTTCTACAGACCTTCCGCCAATGGATCTGGTAGAAAACCCTGAGTCTGACCTTTCCACGCAGTTGATTTCTTCGGATAATGTAGTATTGCAAAAATACTATACACGCGAAAACAGGGTAAATGTCAAGCTTAATCAGGTTTCTGAACATGTAGTGAATGCATTGATAGCGACAGAGGACGTGCGTTTTTATGGTCATTCGGGCATAGATCCCAAGTCGTTTTTTACCATTATCGCGGAGTATATCCGCAGTCGTGATTTTCGCGGAGGGAGTACCATTACGATGCAGCTTTCGCGCAATCTTTACGATGAAGTGGGGCAACAAAGTACGCTTATTCGTAAAGCAAAGGAATACCTGGTATCGGGTTATATTGAGCGCCGGTTTACCAAGCAGGAAATCATGGAGGCGTATCTCAATACGGTGAATATTTTCGGAAACTCATATGGAATAGAAACAACCGCCAACCGCCTCTTTGATAAGTCTGCCAAAGACCTTACCATCGAAGAATCTGCGATGATTGTGGGAATGCTGAAAGGACAAGGGGTATATAATCCCTTTCGTTATCCGGAAAAAACACAAAACCGCCGCAATACGATCATTGATCAAATGGTCAAATATGAGTTTATTGACCCCAAAGCGGTCAATGTTGACAGTATTAAAAATATTCCTATTCAGGCAGCCCTTACCGACCAGGAACAAACGCATATCAAAGGTCTCGCTCCCTATTTTCGTGAATATGTGCGGGAAGAGCTGACCAAGTGGTGCGAAAAAAATAAAAAGGCAGATGGCAGCAAATACAACCTGTACACAGATGGTCTGCGGGTCTATACGACCATAGATTCCCGGATGCAGGCCCATGCCGAAAATGCAGTAAGGGAGCATATGACCACGCTTCAGACCGATTTTGACAAGGTGGAAAACCGGGGGCTTAAACAACTGGACAAAGATCCATCCATCCTCATCGATCTCAAACGCAAATCACAAAGGTATATCAACGCGAAAAAAGCCGGAAAGTCAGACACTGAGATTGAGAAAGAATTCAGACAAAAAGTGCCCATGACCGTCTTCTCCTGGCAGGGGCAGCTTGACACCACGATGACCCCTCTCGATTCGCTGAAATACTACGCCCGTATTCTCGAAACCGGCATGATTTCTATCGATCCGACCAATGGCCATGTGAAAGCCTGGGTAGGGGGTATTGATTTCAAATACTTTAAATACGACCACGTAGCGAAGGGCAAACGTCAGGTAGGCTCAACCTTTAAGCCATTTGTGTATGGTGCTGCGGTACGTTCAGGCTTTAAGCCTTGCGATATTGAACTCAACCAGCCCGTGGTTTTTGACAACCCCGGTGGCAACCGGTGGATTCCCAAAAACTCCGATGGAAGTATTGGCGGGAAAATGACACTAAAATATGCACTGGCAAACTCCGTAAACCTCGTTACCGCCCGACTTATGAAAAAGCTCGGCCCACATGAAGTTGCGAGTTTTGCGCACAGCATGGGGATCTCTACCGAACTCGACGAGGTCCCTGCACTTTGTCTCGGCACAACCGATCTTAGTGTCATGGAACTTACGCATGCTTACAGCACATTTGCCAACAATGGCAACCGGATTGAGCCGATTTTTATCACCCGCATCGAAGACCGGTCGGGAAATATACTCGCGAGCTTTGAACCTGAGCCTAAAAACGTGCTGAGTGAAGAACATGCCTACCTTATCATAGAATTGCTCAAAGGTGTGGTTGATCAGGGAACAGCACAAAGGCTTCGTTTCAGATATGACTTCAAAAACGAAATAGGCGGAAAAACAGGTACTACCCAAAATCAGTCTGACGGTTGGTTTATGGGAGTAACGCCCAACCTCGTTACAGGTGTATGGGTAGGTGCTGCAGATCGCAGAATGCGGTTCCGCTCAATTAAATATGGACAAGGTGCGAATATGGCTTTGCCTATCTGGGCTTTATATATGAAATCCGTATATGCTGACTCACGGATTCAACTTCCCATGGAGAGATTTAAAAAGCCGGCAGGTGTGGATGTATCACTTAATTGCAAGCCCGTCACGGATGATGATACAGATAAACCGGGAACGCCGACAACTCCGGGAACAGATGATTTTGGGGATTTTGATTAA
- a CDS encoding ABC transporter ATP-binding protein gives MKAISIQQISKSYEETPALKGVSLEIEPGELFGLIGPDGAGKTSLIRILATLILPDEGKAEVLGYDVVKNYREIRMRMGYMPGRFSLYYDLTILENINLFATIFGTTLEENYDLIKDIYSQIEPFKNRRAGDLSGGMKQKLALSCALIHSPEVLFLDEPTTGVDAVSRREFWEMLRKLRERGITILVSTPYMDEASLCDRVALIQNGKILQVDSPENIVGQFDRPLYAVRAGNTWQLLNDLRSYPQANSVFAFGESVHYTDKRTDFQDSMLSQYLEARGHAHVQIEPVRASIEDCFMALME, from the coding sequence ATGAAAGCCATTTCCATTCAACAAATCAGCAAGTCCTACGAAGAAACGCCTGCCCTGAAAGGCGTAAGTCTGGAGATAGAGCCGGGAGAATTGTTTGGTCTGATCGGACCAGACGGAGCGGGTAAAACTTCCCTGATCCGCATTCTCGCTACGCTGATTCTTCCTGACGAAGGTAAAGCCGAGGTATTGGGGTATGATGTGGTAAAAAACTACCGGGAGATCAGAATGCGGATGGGGTATATGCCGGGTAGATTCTCCCTGTATTATGATCTTACCATTCTGGAAAATATCAACCTCTTTGCTACCATCTTCGGTACAACGCTGGAAGAAAATTACGACCTGATCAAAGATATATACAGCCAGATCGAGCCTTTTAAAAATCGTCGTGCCGGTGATCTTTCCGGAGGAATGAAGCAGAAGCTCGCCCTTTCCTGTGCCCTGATTCACAGTCCTGAGGTGCTGTTTCTCGACGAGCCCACAACCGGCGTAGACGCCGTTTCCCGCCGCGAATTCTGGGAAATGCTGAGAAAACTCCGCGAGCGCGGCATCACGATTCTCGTTTCTACGCCCTATATGGATGAGGCTAGTCTTTGTGATCGTGTGGCGCTGATCCAGAACGGAAAAATTCTCCAGGTAGATTCCCCCGAAAATATTGTCGGCCAGTTTGACCGGCCTTTATATGCAGTCAGGGCTGGCAATACCTGGCAGTTGCTCAACGACCTCCGGTCTTATCCGCAGGCAAACTCGGTGTTTGCCTTTGGTGAAAGTGTACACTATACAGATAAAAGGACTGATTTTCAGGATAGTATGCTTTCCCAATATCTGGAAGCCAGGGGCCATGCCCATGTGCAGATTGAACCGGTACGCGCCAGCATTGAAGATTGTTTTATGGCATTAATGGAGTAG
- a CDS encoding YceI family protein, which yields MKTLSILTTIFVLGLSTVFAQKTWNADASHSNINFTVTHMVISEVDGSFKEFNATAVTKGEGFENAEISFTAKTASINTANDQRDEHLRSVDFFDAATYPEITFKSKSFTKAADGKYTLVGDLSMHGITKEVTLNVVNKGTVKDPWGNERSGFKLSGTINRFDYGLKWNMALEAGGLVVGEEIQINCNIELVAAK from the coding sequence ATGAAAACGTTAAGTATCCTTACTACTATTTTTGTTTTGGGTCTGAGCACAGTATTTGCCCAGAAAACATGGAATGCAGATGCTTCCCATTCGAACATTAACTTTACGGTTACGCATATGGTCATTTCCGAAGTTGATGGTTCCTTCAAAGAATTTAATGCAACTGCGGTGACGAAGGGAGAAGGTTTTGAAAATGCAGAGATTTCATTTACTGCAAAAACAGCTTCGATCAATACAGCCAATGACCAGCGCGATGAGCACCTGCGGTCAGTCGATTTTTTTGATGCAGCTACTTATCCTGAGATTACATTTAAGAGTAAATCTTTTACCAAAGCAGCTGATGGAAAATATACGCTGGTAGGGGACCTGTCGATGCATGGCATTACCAAAGAAGTTACTTTGAACGTGGTAAATAAAGGCACAGTCAAAGATCCATGGGGCAATGAGCGCAGTGGTTTTAAACTTTCTGGTACCATCAATCGCTTTGATTATGGGTTGAAGTGGAACATGGCTTTGGAAGCCGGAGGACTGGTTGTCGGAGAAGAAATTCAAATAAATTGTAATATTGAGCTGGTAGCTGCCAAATAG